The Bradyrhizobium ottawaense genome window below encodes:
- a CDS encoding sensor domain-containing diguanylate cyclase has protein sequence MSLATQRAGWSRLPLRAAAFVVLTCATILGVSGWREWAARDAVLRGAETEMANVARSLTQHAEDSLDLLDSGVVGVVSRLEMDGTAPATIAKLRTLLEVRKKAIERVHSLAIIDDQGNWLTSPGTIGSTLSDDAFFRYHQLSPKREPYVGRPVKSLLDGEWVVTLSRRFNKPDGTFGGVVLATISSKYLSHFYEQFEIGRNSSVSLTHGDGLIIARNPSNETFVGRSVSDKPLFRDASLQRPSGAYYFKSPLDGAERVSFFKRSSRFPLLLLATVDKDELLAPWRAAAISRMLYVVALVMLIAVIGAVLVRQLQRGQRMAAALVEKEAHFRLLAEGSSDMVTRIGLDERLRYVSPSSARVVGWRANQLIGTPALAGINPEDLPEVQAIVDAMKRGEREEARLTYRNSHRQNGEVWLESTMRVTRKDNGRVDGVVAISRDITEHKKLETRLETLAIEDSLTGLANRRRFDERLKEEWARAYRDRSSLALLMIDVDHFKAYNDEYGHPAGDACLRLVAKIIAAETQRAGDLAARYGGEEFAMLLPNTDAAGCALFGERIRSAIHEAGLVHATNLESGCVTASVGGATCRPALERTAGVASLVEAADRALYAAKDAGRDRLVMSGELMNLMPKASGQ, from the coding sequence ATGAGCCTTGCGACCCAACGAGCTGGATGGAGCCGTCTGCCGCTGCGCGCGGCGGCGTTCGTTGTGCTGACCTGCGCCACCATCCTCGGCGTCAGCGGCTGGCGGGAATGGGCTGCGCGCGACGCGGTGCTCAGGGGCGCCGAGACCGAGATGGCGAACGTTGCCCGCTCGCTGACCCAGCATGCCGAGGACAGCCTCGATCTGCTGGATTCCGGCGTCGTCGGCGTCGTCAGCCGGCTCGAGATGGACGGCACTGCACCGGCCACGATCGCCAAACTGCGCACCCTGCTGGAAGTACGCAAGAAGGCCATCGAGCGCGTTCACAGCCTCGCCATCATCGACGACCAGGGCAACTGGCTGACCTCGCCCGGCACGATCGGCTCAACGCTCAGCGACGACGCGTTTTTCCGCTATCATCAGCTCTCCCCGAAACGAGAGCCCTATGTCGGCCGTCCCGTAAAGAGCCTCCTGGACGGCGAATGGGTCGTCACCCTGTCGCGCCGCTTCAACAAGCCCGACGGCACCTTCGGCGGGGTCGTGCTCGCGACCATCAGCTCAAAATATCTTTCGCATTTCTACGAGCAGTTCGAGATCGGCCGCAATAGCTCGGTGTCGCTCACGCATGGCGATGGCCTGATCATCGCGCGCAACCCCAGCAACGAGACATTCGTCGGACGCAGCGTTTCCGACAAGCCGTTATTCCGCGACGCGAGCCTGCAACGGCCGAGTGGGGCCTACTATTTCAAGTCCCCCCTGGACGGCGCCGAGCGCGTCAGCTTCTTCAAGCGCAGCAGCCGTTTCCCGCTCCTTTTGCTTGCCACAGTCGACAAGGACGAGTTGCTCGCGCCCTGGCGCGCTGCGGCAATCTCCCGCATGCTCTACGTCGTCGCGCTGGTGATGCTGATTGCGGTCATCGGCGCCGTGCTGGTGCGACAGTTGCAGCGCGGCCAGCGCATGGCCGCGGCCCTGGTCGAGAAAGAGGCGCATTTCCGCCTGCTCGCGGAAGGCTCCAGCGACATGGTGACGCGCATCGGGCTCGACGAGCGGCTGCGCTATGTCTCGCCCTCGTCCGCGCGCGTCGTCGGCTGGCGTGCCAATCAATTGATCGGCACGCCGGCGCTCGCGGGCATCAATCCGGAGGATCTGCCGGAGGTCCAGGCGATCGTCGACGCCATGAAGCGTGGCGAGCGGGAGGAGGCGCGCCTCACTTATCGCAACTCGCACCGGCAGAACGGCGAAGTCTGGCTGGAATCGACCATGCGGGTGACGCGCAAGGACAATGGCCGCGTCGACGGCGTGGTCGCGATCTCCCGCGACATCACCGAGCACAAGAAGCTGGAAACCAGGCTCGAGACGCTTGCGATCGAGGACAGCCTCACCGGCCTTGCCAATCGCCGCCGCTTCGACGAGCGGCTGAAAGAGGAATGGGCGCGCGCCTATCGCGACCGCTCGAGCCTTGCTTTGCTGATGATCGATGTGGACCACTTCAAGGCCTATAACGACGAATACGGCCATCCCGCGGGCGATGCCTGCCTGCGTCTGGTCGCAAAGATCATCGCGGCCGAGACGCAGCGCGCCGGCGATCTGGCGGCGCGCTATGGCGGCGAGGAATTCGCCATGCTGCTGCCGAACACCGATGCCGCCGGCTGCGCTCTTTTCGGCGAACGGATCCGCAGCGCCATCCACGAGGCCGGCCTCGTTCATGCCACCAATCTGGAATCCGGATGCGTCACCGCCTCGGTCGGCGGTGCGACCTGTCGGCCGGCGCTGGAACGCACGGCGGGCGTGGCCTCGCTGGTTGAGGCTGCCGACCGGGCGCTCTACGCTGCCAAGGACGCAGGCCGCGACCGCCTGGTGATGTCCGGCGAGCTCATGAATTTGATGCCCAAGGCCTCCGGCCAGTAA